A single region of the Paramicrobacterium fandaimingii genome encodes:
- a CDS encoding alanine/glycine:cation symporter family protein, giving the protein MDLTWLEDALGNISSVVWGPYVLIPLLIGTGIYLTFRLGGLQFIKLGAALRLGILKRKDAGSEGDISQFQALTTALAATVGTGNIVGVATAIAIGGPGALFWMWITGLVGMATKYTEAFLGVRFRGTDAAGEKSGGPQYYLERGIKGPFGKVLGLMFAIFATIACFGIGNMTQGNSIASNVQASFNVPTWVTGVTLTVLALLVLVGGIKVIGRVTAGFVPVMIIFYVAAALYILIANIGALPSALAEIFSQAFTGTSAVGGFAGSAIIIVIQFGVARGLFSNESGLGSAPMAAAAAQTSHPVRQGLVSMTQTFIDTIIVVTMTGLVIVTTGAWKAVDPETGEQISAALMTGEAFTNGLPGEWGHWVVTIALVMFAFSTILGWSYYGERNIERLFGRRAVMPFRILFSLIVYIGCTVQLGVVWAFSDVMNGLMALPNLVGLLVLSGLVARETKHYLKHDPKLEASKEEIEEFMAGREGWDDWKAGDVVGSSRRGL; this is encoded by the coding sequence ATGGACTTGACCTGGCTTGAGGACGCATTGGGCAACATCAGCTCAGTCGTCTGGGGACCGTACGTCCTCATTCCTCTGCTCATCGGAACCGGCATCTATCTGACCTTTCGGCTCGGTGGACTGCAGTTCATCAAGCTCGGCGCAGCGTTGCGCCTCGGCATCCTGAAACGCAAAGATGCCGGAAGCGAAGGTGACATTTCGCAGTTCCAGGCGCTGACGACGGCGCTTGCCGCAACGGTCGGCACGGGCAACATCGTCGGCGTGGCAACGGCCATCGCGATCGGCGGACCCGGTGCGCTCTTCTGGATGTGGATCACCGGTCTCGTCGGCATGGCCACCAAGTACACCGAAGCTTTTCTTGGCGTGAGGTTCAGAGGGACGGATGCCGCAGGCGAGAAGTCCGGCGGCCCCCAGTACTACCTGGAGCGCGGAATCAAGGGCCCGTTCGGCAAAGTTCTCGGACTCATGTTCGCGATCTTTGCGACGATCGCCTGCTTCGGCATCGGCAACATGACGCAGGGCAATTCGATCGCCTCCAACGTGCAGGCAAGCTTCAACGTGCCAACCTGGGTGACCGGCGTCACCCTCACGGTCTTGGCGCTGCTCGTGCTCGTCGGCGGAATCAAGGTGATCGGCCGCGTCACTGCCGGCTTCGTCCCGGTGATGATCATTTTCTACGTTGCCGCCGCACTCTACATTCTGATCGCGAACATCGGCGCGCTGCCCTCCGCACTCGCCGAGATCTTCAGCCAGGCGTTCACAGGCACGAGCGCCGTTGGTGGGTTTGCCGGGTCCGCGATCATCATCGTCATTCAGTTCGGTGTCGCCCGTGGTCTGTTCTCGAACGAGTCGGGCCTCGGCTCGGCGCCCATGGCCGCCGCCGCCGCTCAGACGAGCCACCCGGTGCGTCAAGGGCTGGTATCGATGACGCAGACCTTCATCGACACCATCATCGTCGTGACGATGACCGGTCTCGTGATCGTCACGACGGGCGCGTGGAAGGCTGTCGACCCGGAAACGGGCGAGCAGATCTCCGCGGCGCTCATGACGGGCGAGGCCTTCACGAACGGGCTCCCCGGCGAATGGGGTCACTGGGTCGTGACGATCGCCCTCGTGATGTTCGCCTTCTCGACGATCCTCGGCTGGTCGTACTACGGTGAGCGCAATATCGAGCGGCTCTTCGGCAGACGCGCCGTCATGCCGTTCCGAATCCTCTTCTCGCTCATCGTGTACATCGGCTGCACCGTCCAGCTCGGCGTCGTCTGGGCGTTCTCCGACGTCATGAACGGGCTCATGGCGCTGCCCAACCTGGTTGGGCTCCTCGTGCTCTCGGGCCTCGTCGCCCGCGAGACGAAGCATTATCTCAAGCACGACCCGAAGCTCGAAGCGTCGAAGGAGGAGATCGAGGAGTTCATGGCCGGGCGCGAGGGTTGGGACGATTGGAAGGCCGGCGACGTCGTCGGTTCCAGCCGCCGAGGTCTCTGA
- a CDS encoding HNH endonuclease signature motif containing protein produces the protein MQKPIEHSIEAVAGIASAAATRVLETLPRSAAAASDDALLEAAAALGELGRAQQTALAVVASEIATRSVKLDGAQTIASRNGQRDAIGLLQSTARISHSAARRARAYGDAITIDSSISGAPLPPRWSHIAEAAFAGTVDAEAVAPLIRSLEEVRLSADPQMLDAAEDGMMRIASRSTPEYAKQQMRVWKEALDPDGARPREEAQRQARFFHIGKVDAHGMTPIKGRLTPDAAARLNAAISTHTNPRARVAFRPVDESEDATAPHDSNDNVAPSVGTHDLDPRTHGQKLHDIIDGLISSGHRASVSDAGSRRAQTEVIVTTTLEDLRSGDGVGWANGAQEPLGPITTERIICDEGYRRMILGDNGEALWLGHKQRAFSPQQKLAIAARDETCGWPECDMPADWCDVHHVTYWSQDGPTDVDNGLLLCSAHHHMLHAQNWIISMQNGIPFLTPPAFMRHAGEPIRLGQNRPRQVGRTRRTRRRRRGNSRAGGSDPPDSS, from the coding sequence ATGCAGAAACCCATCGAGCACAGCATCGAAGCTGTAGCGGGCATCGCGTCCGCGGCGGCTACGCGGGTGCTCGAAACTCTGCCCCGATCGGCTGCCGCCGCGAGCGACGATGCGCTGCTCGAGGCCGCCGCCGCGCTCGGTGAGCTGGGGCGCGCCCAGCAGACCGCACTCGCCGTCGTCGCTTCAGAGATTGCGACAAGGTCGGTGAAGCTTGATGGTGCGCAGACGATCGCGTCACGCAACGGGCAGCGTGACGCAATCGGACTTCTGCAATCGACCGCCCGCATCTCACACAGTGCGGCCCGCCGCGCTCGTGCTTACGGCGACGCCATCACCATCGACTCGAGCATCTCCGGGGCGCCGCTGCCACCCCGCTGGAGCCATATTGCCGAAGCCGCGTTCGCCGGAACCGTCGACGCTGAGGCCGTTGCTCCTCTCATCCGGAGTCTCGAAGAAGTGCGCCTTTCGGCCGATCCGCAGATGCTTGATGCTGCCGAAGACGGCATGATGCGCATCGCCTCCCGGTCCACCCCGGAGTACGCCAAGCAGCAGATGCGGGTCTGGAAAGAGGCGCTTGATCCTGACGGAGCGAGGCCGCGAGAGGAAGCACAGCGCCAGGCGCGGTTCTTCCACATTGGCAAAGTTGATGCGCATGGGATGACTCCAATCAAGGGGCGCCTCACGCCAGACGCAGCGGCACGGCTGAACGCTGCGATCTCCACGCACACGAACCCGCGAGCCCGCGTCGCCTTCAGGCCCGTCGATGAAAGTGAAGACGCAACTGCCCCTCACGACAGCAACGACAACGTTGCCCCCAGCGTCGGCACCCACGATCTCGACCCGCGAACGCACGGTCAGAAGCTGCACGACATCATCGACGGATTGATCAGCTCTGGACACCGCGCCTCCGTTTCCGACGCCGGCAGCCGCCGGGCGCAGACCGAGGTGATTGTGACCACCACCCTCGAGGATCTCCGGAGCGGAGATGGGGTGGGCTGGGCCAACGGTGCCCAAGAGCCACTCGGCCCGATCACGACCGAACGCATCATCTGCGACGAGGGCTACCGGCGGATGATTCTTGGCGACAATGGCGAAGCTCTCTGGCTTGGCCACAAACAGCGTGCCTTTTCTCCGCAGCAGAAGCTCGCGATCGCCGCCCGCGATGAAACCTGTGGCTGGCCGGAATGCGACATGCCTGCCGATTGGTGTGACGTGCATCACGTGACGTACTGGAGCCAAGACGGGCCCACAGACGTCGACAATGGGCTTCTTCTCTGCAGTGCCCACCATCACATGCTGCACGCCCAAAACTGGATCATCAGCATGCAGAACGGCATCCCATTCCTCACCCCGCCGGCATTCATGCGCCACGCGGGCGAGCCGATCCGGCTCGGCCAGAACCGACCGCGCCAGGTCGGCCGCACACGCCGCACCAGAAGGCGCCGCCGGGGCAACTCGCGGGCCGGTGGCTCCGACCCGCCAGATAGCAGTTGA
- the rpsI gene encoding 30S ribosomal protein S9 has translation MAKIEDSIETPENYSTESEQAPETAAAPRPALTVPGAAVGRRKQAIARVRLVPGTGSITVNGRELADYFPNKLHQQLINDPFTVLELSGSYDVIARISGGGPSGQAGALRLGIARALNQIDVENNRATLKKSGFLSRDARVKERKKAGLKKARKAPQFSKR, from the coding sequence GTGGCGAAGATCGAAGACTCCATCGAAACCCCAGAGAACTACAGTACCGAGAGCGAGCAGGCACCAGAGACTGCTGCAGCCCCGCGTCCCGCGCTCACCGTTCCCGGCGCAGCAGTAGGACGTCGCAAGCAGGCAATCGCTCGTGTGCGCCTCGTTCCCGGTACCGGCAGCATCACGGTAAACGGCCGTGAACTTGCCGACTACTTCCCAAACAAGCTCCACCAGCAGCTCATCAACGACCCGTTCACGGTGCTCGAGCTCTCGGGCAGCTACGACGTGATCGCCCGCATCTCGGGTGGTGGCCCCTCGGGCCAGGCCGGCGCACTGCGTCTCGGCATCGCTCGTGCGCTCAACCAGATCGACGTTGAGAACAACCGCGCAACCCTGAAGAAGTCCGGATTCCTCTCGCGTGACGCACGCGTCAAGGAGCGCAAGAAGGCCGGACTCAAGAAGGCCCGCAAGGCTCCTCAGTTCTCGAAGCGCTAA
- the glsA gene encoding glutaminase A, with translation MLDTNTHGVDQRVSTGDLPSWERIDERVLEAYERNVTDEQGLVADYIPELAAADPSQFGVCIADVEGSTHVAGDAEVEFTIQSISKAFVYALVCQEFGHTEVGRLVGVNNTGLAFNSVIAVELNDGHPMNPMVNAGAIATTALMPGATLAEKWENIRTGLSAFAGRQLSMDGEVYRSEAETNTRNEAIAKLLKSYGRIAGDSSGIVDIYTRQCSLRVSARDLAIMGATLADGGVNPVTKQRVISPIVCRDTLAVLATSGLYERSGEWMFEIGLPGKSGVSGGIVTVAPGKGALGTFSPRLDSAGNSVRGQKATAFLSRSLGLNIFASDSEGDRHDV, from the coding sequence GTGCTTGACACGAATACACACGGAGTCGATCAGCGCGTCTCGACGGGTGACCTGCCGAGCTGGGAACGCATCGACGAACGCGTCCTCGAAGCGTACGAGCGTAACGTCACCGATGAACAGGGGCTGGTTGCCGACTACATTCCCGAGCTCGCCGCTGCCGACCCTTCCCAATTTGGCGTCTGCATCGCCGATGTCGAGGGGAGCACCCACGTGGCGGGGGATGCAGAGGTCGAATTCACCATCCAATCGATCTCGAAGGCGTTCGTCTACGCCCTTGTCTGTCAGGAATTCGGGCACACCGAGGTCGGACGACTCGTCGGTGTGAATAACACGGGTCTCGCCTTCAACTCGGTGATCGCCGTCGAGCTGAACGACGGGCACCCGATGAACCCCATGGTGAACGCGGGCGCCATCGCGACAACGGCGCTCATGCCGGGTGCCACGCTTGCCGAGAAGTGGGAGAACATCCGCACGGGGCTCTCGGCGTTCGCCGGTCGACAGCTCTCCATGGACGGTGAGGTGTACCGATCCGAAGCAGAGACAAACACGCGCAACGAGGCGATTGCCAAGCTGCTGAAGAGCTATGGCCGCATTGCCGGAGACTCGTCTGGGATCGTCGACATTTACACGCGGCAATGCTCTCTGCGCGTGAGCGCGCGCGATCTGGCGATCATGGGAGCAACGCTTGCCGACGGCGGAGTGAACCCCGTGACGAAGCAGCGCGTCATCTCGCCCATCGTGTGCCGCGACACGCTCGCGGTGCTGGCGACGAGCGGTCTCTATGAGCGCTCGGGGGAGTGGATGTTCGAGATCGGCCTTCCGGGAAAATCTGGCGTCTCGGGCGGCATCGTGACCGTCGCGCCGGGGAAAGGCGCACTCGGAACATTCTCCCCCCGGCTCGACTCGGCGGGAAACAGCGTGCGCGGGCAGAAGGCGACGGCCTTTCTCTCACGGTCGCTCGGCTTGAACATCTTTGCATCCGACAGCGAGGGAGATCGGCATGACGTCTGA
- a CDS encoding MFS transporter: MTSDQKYATDVKASWAPLVGLFLAQVLMSFNVAVLPVSLGGMVEDFGVPPTVVSSTIVTYGVAVAALVMVGAKLGQRIGWVLIFRIVVVIFACSSVMMLVSPSVGWAITGQALAGASAAIIVPALVALIAENYTGTQQATAIGSLGSARAISGVSAFMIGGALGTFVGWRPVFIIVLALAVAVFLFSFRLRSDRGNKAVQIDAVGAVFIGAAVILLTVGFNNLNAWGVLTARPTAPVAVLGLSPAIVMVVLGLILGQCFFLWTRRRSRIGKAPLVSLAVLGSGKERAAVYAMFIVVALEAALNFTVPLYIQIVQGRTPLDTSLAMLPFNLTVFIVATLVVRFYKKYSPRAIGVFSFSLTTIALVWLAVVVTNNWETIPTIAGLVVFGIGQGALVTLVFNVLVTASPKEAAGDVGSVRGTTQNLASAVGTALAGAMLVTILGINIGQAVTNNVELPRNLVDQVDLDDVNFVSNDQLREVLDATDATAEEVDRAVEINADARLRALKLGLLILGGISSIAIVPATRLPTYRPGEIPSPDGAKSR; encoded by the coding sequence ATGACGTCTGACCAGAAGTACGCAACCGACGTGAAGGCGTCCTGGGCGCCGCTCGTCGGCCTGTTTCTCGCTCAGGTGCTCATGTCGTTCAACGTCGCCGTGCTGCCTGTCTCGCTCGGAGGCATGGTCGAAGACTTCGGAGTGCCGCCGACAGTCGTCAGCTCAACGATCGTGACCTATGGGGTCGCTGTCGCGGCCCTCGTCATGGTCGGAGCGAAGCTGGGGCAGCGCATCGGGTGGGTGCTCATTTTTCGCATCGTCGTTGTGATCTTCGCCTGTTCGTCAGTCATGATGCTCGTGTCTCCGAGCGTCGGCTGGGCGATCACAGGGCAGGCGCTCGCCGGAGCATCCGCCGCGATCATCGTTCCTGCTCTCGTGGCGCTCATCGCCGAGAACTACACAGGGACGCAGCAAGCAACGGCGATCGGTTCACTCGGGTCGGCTCGGGCGATCTCCGGTGTGAGCGCGTTCATGATCGGTGGTGCCCTCGGAACGTTCGTCGGATGGCGCCCGGTCTTCATCATCGTTCTCGCGCTCGCCGTCGCTGTGTTTCTCTTCAGCTTCCGGTTGCGCAGCGATCGGGGCAATAAGGCCGTGCAGATCGATGCAGTCGGGGCCGTGTTCATCGGTGCCGCCGTCATTCTGCTGACCGTGGGATTCAACAATCTGAACGCGTGGGGCGTGCTCACCGCCCGACCGACCGCACCGGTTGCGGTGCTCGGGCTCTCCCCGGCCATAGTGATGGTCGTGCTTGGGCTCATTTTGGGGCAGTGCTTCTTTCTCTGGACACGGCGCCGTTCACGGATCGGCAAGGCACCGCTCGTGAGCCTCGCCGTTCTCGGCTCAGGAAAAGAGCGCGCGGCCGTCTACGCGATGTTCATTGTCGTCGCCCTCGAAGCAGCATTGAACTTCACGGTTCCCCTGTACATCCAGATCGTTCAGGGCCGCACTCCACTCGACACGTCTCTGGCGATGCTGCCGTTCAACCTCACCGTGTTTATTGTCGCCACCCTCGTAGTGCGGTTCTACAAGAAATACAGCCCGCGCGCCATCGGCGTCTTCTCGTTCTCGCTGACCACGATCGCTCTCGTCTGGCTCGCGGTCGTCGTGACGAACAATTGGGAAACCATTCCCACGATCGCTGGTCTGGTCGTCTTCGGAATTGGGCAGGGGGCGTTGGTGACTCTCGTGTTCAACGTGCTGGTCACTGCCTCTCCCAAGGAGGCCGCGGGTGATGTGGGATCTGTGCGCGGTACGACTCAGAACCTTGCGTCCGCTGTGGGCACAGCGCTTGCGGGAGCCATGCTTGTGACGATTCTCGGTATCAATATCGGGCAGGCCGTGACGAATAACGTTGAGCTGCCGCGCAACCTCGTGGATCAGGTGGATCTTGACGACGTCAACTTCGTCAGCAACGACCAGCTGCGTGAGGTGCTCGACGCGACTGACGCCACAGCAGAGGAGGTGGACCGCGCCGTCGAGATCAACGCCGATGCCCGGCTGCGCGCTCTGAAGCTCGGGCTGCTGATTCTGGGCGGAATCAGTTCGATCGCGATCGTCCCGGCCACGCGACTGCCCACGTACCGGCCAGGCGAGATTCCCTCTCCGGATGGAGCCAAATCTCGGTAG
- a CDS encoding GH25 family lysozyme: MPSRRDHPSRRGLLGGVAIAGTLILLASAWWWLWVPHHRPSLAADEVHAVDVSSYQGDIDWDAVADDGIGAAMIKATEGKGFVDSQFAQNWQESADAGIRRGAYHFFTLCASGADQAENFLAAAPPDESALAPAIDLELIGPCADRPPQSEVDSELETFRQTVEAAWGRPLLVYARASFTSEYSIGALADNPSWVTHFFLRPTNDEWTMWQVHYVARIDGIEGDVDLDVLRLTPRS; encoded by the coding sequence ATGCCCTCGAGACGCGATCACCCGTCACGGCGAGGTCTTCTCGGTGGAGTTGCGATCGCTGGCACTCTGATTCTCTTAGCGAGCGCCTGGTGGTGGTTGTGGGTGCCGCACCACCGTCCGTCACTGGCGGCAGACGAGGTGCATGCCGTTGACGTATCGAGTTACCAGGGCGACATTGACTGGGATGCTGTCGCAGACGACGGCATTGGCGCGGCGATGATCAAGGCGACCGAAGGCAAGGGCTTCGTCGATTCTCAGTTCGCGCAGAATTGGCAGGAATCCGCCGACGCAGGAATCCGACGCGGCGCCTACCATTTTTTCACTCTGTGCGCCTCTGGTGCCGATCAGGCAGAGAACTTTCTTGCGGCTGCACCGCCAGACGAATCCGCGCTTGCTCCTGCCATCGATCTCGAACTCATCGGACCCTGCGCGGACCGCCCGCCACAGAGCGAGGTCGATTCCGAACTTGAGACATTCAGGCAGACTGTCGAGGCGGCGTGGGGACGCCCTCTGCTCGTCTATGCCCGCGCCTCATTCACCTCGGAATACTCGATCGGCGCGCTGGCGGACAACCCCTCGTGGGTGACGCATTTCTTTCTGCGTCCGACCAACGACGAGTGGACGATGTGGCAGGTGCACTATGTCGCGCGCATCGATGGAATCGAGGGCGATGTCGATCTCGACGTGCTGCGTCTGACGCCGCGCTCATGA
- the glmM gene encoding phosphoglucosamine mutase, producing MARLFGTDGVRGLANGVLTADLALGLAQATAVVLGQGRSAEVRREEGKRPVAVVARDPRVSGEFLAAAVSAGLASSGVDVLDAGVITTPAAAFLVQDIDADFGVMISASHNPAPDNGIKIFAHGGTKLPDIVEERIEEHLETEQLMPTGADVGRIQRFADAEDRYVIHLLGSLPHSLDGVHVVIDCANGAAAGVSPQVFSDAGARVSVVGNDPDGININDGVGSTHIDSLARTVVELGADVGIAHDGDADRCLAVDANGTIIDGDVIMAILAVSMKERGKLAHDTLVATVMSNLGLRRAMEENGISMLQTKVGDRYVLEAMNDKGYALGGEQSGHVIMSEFATTGDGILTGLHLVSEMARTGKSLAELSSVMTVYPQVMINVKDVDKTRAHSDENVMLAVAEAEGLLGETGRVLLRPSGTEQLVRVMVEAADHDTAGRIADQLAGVVRTHLSIV from the coding sequence ATGGCTCGTCTGTTTGGAACTGACGGCGTTCGCGGACTCGCGAACGGTGTTCTTACAGCCGACCTCGCTCTCGGCCTTGCCCAAGCTACCGCAGTGGTGCTTGGGCAAGGCCGAAGTGCTGAGGTCAGGCGTGAAGAGGGCAAGCGTCCTGTTGCCGTCGTCGCCCGCGATCCGCGCGTCTCCGGCGAGTTTCTCGCCGCAGCCGTCTCGGCTGGTCTGGCATCAAGCGGCGTCGACGTGCTCGACGCCGGCGTGATTACAACGCCCGCCGCTGCTTTCCTCGTGCAAGACATCGATGCCGATTTCGGTGTGATGATTTCGGCATCCCATAATCCTGCGCCAGATAACGGCATCAAGATCTTCGCGCACGGCGGAACGAAGCTGCCCGACATTGTCGAGGAGCGCATCGAAGAACACCTCGAGACCGAGCAGCTCATGCCGACCGGTGCCGACGTCGGTCGCATTCAACGGTTTGCCGACGCTGAAGACCGTTACGTTATTCACCTGCTCGGCAGTCTTCCCCATTCGCTTGACGGCGTGCATGTCGTGATCGACTGCGCGAACGGCGCAGCGGCAGGTGTCTCACCGCAGGTATTCTCGGATGCCGGTGCCCGGGTGTCCGTGGTCGGAAACGACCCGGACGGCATCAACATCAACGATGGCGTCGGGTCGACGCACATCGACAGCCTGGCTCGCACCGTCGTCGAGCTCGGCGCCGACGTGGGAATCGCCCACGACGGCGACGCCGATCGCTGCCTTGCTGTCGACGCGAACGGCACGATCATCGACGGCGACGTCATTATGGCGATCCTCGCCGTGTCGATGAAGGAGCGGGGCAAGCTCGCCCACGACACACTTGTCGCCACGGTGATGAGCAACCTCGGTCTGCGCCGCGCGATGGAGGAGAACGGCATCTCCATGCTTCAGACGAAGGTGGGCGACCGCTACGTCCTCGAGGCGATGAACGACAAGGGCTACGCCCTCGGCGGTGAGCAGTCCGGCCACGTGATCATGAGCGAATTCGCGACGACGGGCGACGGCATCCTCACCGGTCTTCACCTTGTGAGCGAGATGGCACGCACAGGCAAGTCGCTCGCGGAGCTCTCATCGGTGATGACCGTGTACCCGCAGGTGATGATCAACGTGAAAGATGTTGACAAGACACGTGCCCACTCAGACGAGAATGTGATGCTCGCCGTTGCGGAGGCCGAAGGTCTGCTCGGCGAGACCGGGCGAGTGCTTCTGCGCCCCAGCGGAACCGAGCAGCTTGTGCGCGTGATGGTGGAAGCCGCCGACCACGACACGGCCGGTCGAATTGCCGACCAGCTGGCCGGTGTTGTGCGAACGCACCTCAGCATCGTCTGA
- a CDS encoding TIGR02611 family protein codes for MTFETAISRDIVSAESPDRPIRRMLRRIRVWLEQHPRLRHAYRVAVGTLGTVIALLGLVLVPLPGPGWLIVFLGLAILGTEFRWARRLSGWLKRMLSRFWAWQKSRRAARA; via the coding sequence ATGACGTTCGAGACAGCGATCTCCCGCGACATCGTCAGCGCAGAGAGTCCCGACCGCCCGATTCGGCGGATGCTGCGCCGCATTCGCGTATGGCTGGAACAGCATCCTCGTCTTCGTCATGCCTACCGCGTCGCTGTCGGCACCCTCGGCACAGTCATCGCCCTACTCGGGCTCGTTCTCGTGCCGCTTCCCGGCCCTGGCTGGCTCATCGTCTTTCTCGGCCTCGCCATTCTCGGCACCGAATTCCGGTGGGCCAGGCGCCTCTCCGGGTGGCTGAAGCGGATGCTGTCGCGGTTCTGGGCGTGGCAGAAGTCACGTCGCGCGGCACGCGCATAA
- the rplM gene encoding 50S ribosomal protein L13 yields the protein MTRTYSPKASEIQRDWIVIDAEDVVLGRLASHAAVLLRGKHKPTFVNHLDTGDYVIIVNAAKVSLSGDKAQKKRAYRHSGYPGGLSSMSYGELLEKNPVRAVEKAIRGMLPKNSLGRDQLGKLKVYAGSEHPHAAQQPKPYSFDQVAQ from the coding sequence GTGACGCGCACTTATTCCCCCAAGGCCAGTGAGATCCAGCGCGACTGGATCGTCATCGACGCTGAAGACGTCGTTCTCGGCCGCCTGGCAAGCCACGCAGCCGTTCTTCTTCGCGGCAAGCACAAGCCGACCTTCGTCAACCACCTCGACACCGGTGACTACGTCATCATCGTCAACGCCGCAAAGGTTTCACTCAGCGGCGACAAGGCGCAGAAGAAGCGCGCCTACCGTCACTCGGGTTACCCGGGCGGCCTTTCATCCATGAGCTACGGCGAGCTCCTTGAGAAGAACCCCGTTCGCGCCGTCGAGAAGGCGATTCGCGGGATGCTCCCGAAGAACTCCCTCGGCCGCGACCAGCTGGGCAAGCTCAAGGTGTACGCAGGCAGCGAGCACCCGCACGCCGCTCAGCAGCCGAAGCCGTACTCATTCGACCAGGTCGCGCAGTAA
- the coaA gene encoding type I pantothenate kinase, giving the protein MSPSRTATGSTPVHTTPFVEIDRARWASLAPNKQNPLTDAEIVQLRGLGDRMDIAEVAEVYLPLSRLLSLYVANAKKLHDSTQSFLGESSARTPFVIGVAGSVAAGKSTVSRLLRELMSRWPDTPRVELITTDGFLYPNEELERRGIMHRKGFPEAYDRRALLRFITEVKSGADEVRAPFYSHMQYNIVPDASIVVRRPDVLIVEGLNVLQPALAGHLTIADLFDFSIYVDARTEDIAHWFEERFMALQRGAFSNPNSYFNVFAELSEQEARDKARYFWTEVNEPNLRENIRPTRARAKLVLRKERDHTVSKVLLRKI; this is encoded by the coding sequence ATGTCGCCCAGTCGCACAGCCACCGGTTCCACTCCCGTGCACACAACGCCCTTCGTCGAGATCGACCGTGCACGCTGGGCGAGTCTCGCACCGAACAAGCAGAACCCTCTGACGGATGCTGAGATCGTTCAGCTTCGCGGGCTCGGGGACCGCATGGACATCGCCGAAGTCGCCGAAGTGTATCTGCCGCTCAGTCGTTTGCTCAGCCTGTACGTAGCGAACGCGAAGAAGCTCCACGATTCAACGCAGTCGTTTCTCGGGGAATCCTCGGCCCGCACGCCGTTTGTCATCGGCGTTGCCGGTTCCGTTGCCGCGGGCAAGTCAACGGTCTCCCGTCTGCTGCGCGAGCTCATGTCCCGCTGGCCCGACACCCCGCGTGTCGAGCTGATTACGACGGACGGCTTTCTCTACCCCAACGAGGAGCTCGAACGCCGCGGCATCATGCACCGCAAGGGCTTTCCCGAAGCATACGACCGTCGTGCGCTGCTACGGTTCATCACCGAAGTGAAGTCCGGCGCCGACGAGGTGCGCGCACCGTTCTATTCACACATGCAGTACAACATCGTCCCCGACGCGAGCATCGTGGTGCGGCGCCCAGACGTTCTCATCGTCGAGGGCCTCAATGTGCTGCAGCCGGCGCTTGCCGGGCACCTGACGATTGCCGATCTCTTCGACTTCAGCATCTACGTCGACGCGCGCACAGAGGACATCGCGCACTGGTTCGAAGAGCGCTTCATGGCGCTTCAGCGCGGAGCCTTCAGCAACCCCAACTCGTATTTCAACGTCTTCGCCGAGCTGAGCGAGCAAGAAGCGCGGGACAAGGCACGCTACTTCTGGACGGAAGTCAACGAACCCAACCTCCGAGAGAACATTCGCCCCACGCGCGCCCGCGCCAAGCTCGTTCTGCGCAAAGAGCGTGACCACACGGTGAGCAAGGTTCTGCTGCGCAAGATCTGA